In Oncorhynchus gorbuscha isolate QuinsamMale2020 ecotype Even-year linkage group LG08, OgorEven_v1.0, whole genome shotgun sequence, one genomic interval encodes:
- the LOC124041534 gene encoding endophilin-A2-like isoform X2, with protein MVSEKVGGAEGTKLDEDFKDLEKRADVTSKAVVDLISKTSEYLQPNPASRAKLTMLNTVSKIRGQVKSPGYPQAEGLLGESMAKFGREMGEDTNFGGALVDVGESMKRLAEVKDSLDIDVKQNFIDPLQAVVDKDIKDIQHHLKKLEGRRLDYDYKKKRQGKIPDEELRSALEKFHESKELAESSMHNLLETDVEQVSQMASLVESQLQYHKQAVQVLEELTDKLRDRVNEAQSRPRREYTPKPQPSFDYGEPEHSNGGYSPTANSPSYSSGSEPCAKALYDFEPENEGELGFHEGDIITLTNRIDENWFEGTLHGQSGFFPNNYVEVVVPL; from the exons ATGGTGAGTGAGAAGGTGGGGGGTGCAGAAGGAACCAAGCTGGATGAAGACTTCAAAGATTTGGAGAAG AGGGCAGATGTTACCAGCAAAGCGGTGGTGGATCTAATCTCTAAAACCTCTGAGTACCTGCAGCCCAACCCAGCGTCCAGGGCCAAGCTGACCATGCTGAACACAGTGTCTAAGATCCGGGGCCAGGTGAAGAGCCCTGGCTACCCCCAGGCTGAGGGGCTGCTGGGGGAGAGCATGGCCAAGTTCGGacgagagatgggagaggacacCAACTTTG GTGGGGCCCTGGTGGACGTGGGCGAGTCCATGAAGAGGCTGGCCGAAGTCAAGGACTCTCTGGATATCGACGTCAAGCAAAACTTTATCGACCCACTGCAGGCCGTCGTCGACAAGGACATCAAAGATATCCAG CATCATCTGAAGAAGCTGGAGGGCAGGCGTCTGGACTACGACTATAAGAAGAAGCGGCAGGGGAAGATTCCAGACGAGGAGCTGAGATCGGCCCTGGAGAAGTTCCACGAGTCCAAAGAGCTGGCTGAGAGCTCCATGCACAACCTGCTGGAGACTGAC GTGGAGCAGGTGAGTCAGATGGCTTCTCTGGTGGAGTCCCAGCTGCAGTATCACAAACAGGCCGTGCAGGTTCTGGAGGAGCTGACTGACAAACTCCGAGACCG ggtgAACGAGGCCCAGTCTCGCCCCAGGCGTGAGTACACTCCTAAACCCCAACCCTCCTTTGACTACGGAGAGCCGGAGCACTCAAACGGAGGATACTCCCCCACTGCCAACTCCCCTTCCTACTCATCAG GCTCTGAGCCGTGCGCTAAGGCATTATATGACTTCGAGCCGGAGAACGAGGGTGAGCTGGGCTTCCACGAGGGCGACATCATCACGCTGACCAACCGCATCGACGAAAACTGGTTCGAGGGCACACTCCACGGCCAATCAGGATTCTTCCCCAACAACTACGTAGAAGTGGTAGTGCCCCTGTAA
- the LOC124041534 gene encoding endophilin-A2-like isoform X1, whose protein sequence is MSVAGFKKQFYKASQMVSEKVGGAEGTKLDEDFKDLEKRADVTSKAVVDLISKTSEYLQPNPASRAKLTMLNTVSKIRGQVKSPGYPQAEGLLGESMAKFGREMGEDTNFGGALVDVGESMKRLAEVKDSLDIDVKQNFIDPLQAVVDKDIKDIQHHLKKLEGRRLDYDYKKKRQGKIPDEELRSALEKFHESKELAESSMHNLLETDVEQVSQMASLVESQLQYHKQAVQVLEELTDKLRDRVNEAQSRPRREYTPKPQPSFDYGEPEHSNGGYSPTANSPSYSSGSEPCAKALYDFEPENEGELGFHEGDIITLTNRIDENWFEGTLHGQSGFFPNNYVEVVVPL, encoded by the exons ATGTCTGTCGCAGGCTTCAAGAAACAATTTTATAAAGCCAGCCAG ATGGTGAGTGAGAAGGTGGGGGGTGCAGAAGGAACCAAGCTGGATGAAGACTTCAAAGATTTGGAGAAG AGGGCAGATGTTACCAGCAAAGCGGTGGTGGATCTAATCTCTAAAACCTCTGAGTACCTGCAGCCCAACCCAGCGTCCAGGGCCAAGCTGACCATGCTGAACACAGTGTCTAAGATCCGGGGCCAGGTGAAGAGCCCTGGCTACCCCCAGGCTGAGGGGCTGCTGGGGGAGAGCATGGCCAAGTTCGGacgagagatgggagaggacacCAACTTTG GTGGGGCCCTGGTGGACGTGGGCGAGTCCATGAAGAGGCTGGCCGAAGTCAAGGACTCTCTGGATATCGACGTCAAGCAAAACTTTATCGACCCACTGCAGGCCGTCGTCGACAAGGACATCAAAGATATCCAG CATCATCTGAAGAAGCTGGAGGGCAGGCGTCTGGACTACGACTATAAGAAGAAGCGGCAGGGGAAGATTCCAGACGAGGAGCTGAGATCGGCCCTGGAGAAGTTCCACGAGTCCAAAGAGCTGGCTGAGAGCTCCATGCACAACCTGCTGGAGACTGAC GTGGAGCAGGTGAGTCAGATGGCTTCTCTGGTGGAGTCCCAGCTGCAGTATCACAAACAGGCCGTGCAGGTTCTGGAGGAGCTGACTGACAAACTCCGAGACCG ggtgAACGAGGCCCAGTCTCGCCCCAGGCGTGAGTACACTCCTAAACCCCAACCCTCCTTTGACTACGGAGAGCCGGAGCACTCAAACGGAGGATACTCCCCCACTGCCAACTCCCCTTCCTACTCATCAG GCTCTGAGCCGTGCGCTAAGGCATTATATGACTTCGAGCCGGAGAACGAGGGTGAGCTGGGCTTCCACGAGGGCGACATCATCACGCTGACCAACCGCATCGACGAAAACTGGTTCGAGGGCACACTCCACGGCCAATCAGGATTCTTCCCCAACAACTACGTAGAAGTGGTAGTGCCCCTGTAA